Proteins from a genomic interval of Streptomyces sp. NBC_01445:
- a CDS encoding SRPBCC family protein, producing the protein MARRLKPVGLEFTESAPLRLVFAREVSAHPQAVFRALSEDVTGWPEWFSAVTLARPTDGGAGREVRLRGGTRMRETILAAEPDTVYAYRVDETNAPGIRALVEEWRLTPSGVGGTRVQWTFAADGAAAFRVGLRLGRAGLGRAFRDAVAALDRRLAVNSRGSRAS; encoded by the coding sequence ATGGCACGCCGACTGAAGCCCGTGGGGCTCGAGTTCACCGAGTCCGCGCCACTGCGCCTGGTCTTCGCCCGTGAGGTGTCAGCACATCCGCAGGCGGTGTTCAGGGCGCTCTCCGAAGACGTGACGGGCTGGCCCGAGTGGTTCTCCGCCGTGACGCTCGCCCGCCCGACGGACGGCGGCGCGGGGCGCGAGGTGCGGCTCAGGGGCGGTACGCGCATGCGGGAGACCATCCTCGCGGCCGAGCCCGACACGGTGTACGCGTACCGGGTGGACGAGACCAACGCGCCGGGGATACGTGCCCTGGTCGAGGAGTGGCGGCTCACGCCGTCGGGCGTCGGCGGGACGCGGGTGCAGTGGACGTTCGCCGCGGACGGCGCCGCCGCTTTCCGGGTGGGTCTGCGGCTCGGCCGGGCCGGACTCGGCCGAGCGTTCCGTGACGCGGTGGCCGCGCTCGACCGCAGGCTCGCCGTGAACTCCCGGGGTTCCAGGGCGAGTTGA
- a CDS encoding DeoR/GlpR family DNA-binding transcription regulator, with the protein MSENQNLLAEQRRALILDEVRRRGGVRVNELTRKLGVSDMTVRRDLDALARQGVLEKVHGGAVPVEEASTHEPGFEAKSGLELSAKEDIARTAAALAAPGTAIALSGGTTTYALAHHLLDVPDLTVVTNSVRVADVFHGAQRSSGQRQGAATVVLTGGVRTPSDSLVGPVADQAIAALHFDVLFLGVHGISLEAGLSTPNLAEAETNRRLVQSARRVVVVADHTKWGTVGLSSFASLDQVDTLVTDAGLPADARAEISEELRLIIAGEPGTGTDI; encoded by the coding sequence GTGAGCGAGAATCAGAACCTCCTCGCGGAGCAGCGCCGGGCCTTGATCCTCGACGAGGTCAGGCGCCGTGGCGGCGTCAGGGTCAACGAACTCACTCGCAAGCTGGGCGTCTCCGACATGACGGTCCGCCGTGATCTCGACGCGCTCGCCCGGCAGGGCGTCCTGGAGAAGGTGCACGGCGGCGCGGTCCCCGTGGAGGAAGCAAGCACGCACGAGCCGGGCTTCGAGGCGAAGTCGGGTCTGGAGCTCAGCGCCAAGGAGGACATCGCGCGGACCGCCGCGGCCCTGGCGGCGCCGGGCACGGCCATCGCGCTGTCCGGCGGCACCACGACGTATGCGCTGGCCCACCACCTCCTCGACGTGCCGGACCTGACCGTGGTGACCAACTCGGTGCGGGTGGCGGACGTGTTCCACGGTGCGCAGCGCTCGTCGGGACAGCGACAGGGCGCGGCGACCGTGGTTCTCACGGGCGGCGTGCGAACGCCTTCCGATTCTCTGGTGGGGCCGGTCGCGGACCAGGCCATCGCGGCGCTCCACTTCGACGTGCTGTTCCTCGGTGTGCACGGCATATCGCTGGAGGCCGGCCTGTCGACGCCGAACCTGGCGGAGGCCGAGACGAACCGGCGCCTCGTGCAGTCCGCGCGCCGGGTCGTCGTGGTCGCCGACCACACCAAGTGGGGGACGGTGGGCCTGAGTTCGTTCGCCTCGCTCGACCAGGTGGACACGCTCGTGACGGACGCGGGGCTGCCTGCGGACGCGCGCGCGGAGATCTCTGAGGAGCTGCGGCTCATCATCGCGGGCGAGCCCGGAACAGGTACAGACATCTGA
- a CDS encoding right-handed parallel beta-helix repeat-containing protein: MAQGTVQVTHTGTSRWRRRTGEYGSLAAALEAAGDGDVLTVASGTYRENLVVERAVTLRGPEGSPGSVRIAPVDGVPLTVRASATVIDLHVEGQDSAAPALLVEEGAPELCDLRIVTRSAAGIEVRGGARPTVRRCTVDNPGGIGIAVLDGGGGVFEECEVVSAGQAGVAVRGGAHPRLERCRVHHASGSGLSVTGEHSGLEAVGCEVYEVKGTGVQITGRATAHLTDCDVHRTTADGVTLDTDAVLTLSDCRIHEVPENAIDLRSRSVLTLTRSTVRRFGRNGLSVWDPGTRVDANQCEIHDSTGDYPAVWVSDGATAVLDACRVHDVPDALFVLDRGSRVDVVDSDLSQVRNTAVSVSDGATAQLDDCRIREAATGAWFRDHGSGGTLANCTVDAVQTGVIVTKGADPTIERCTVASPAEAGFYVSAGGRGSFHGCRVTGSEGYGFHIIDGCRTTLKKCRTERCSRGGYEFAEDGPVVEDCTSDESGGVRSAGQAAPAPGVQKATQTVGLLSALPDQRAAAPETEAPATTRTSTDVLGELDTLVGLESVKREVRALTDMIEVGRRRQQAGLKAASVRRHLVFTGSPGTGKTTVARLYGEILASLGVLEKGHLVEVSRVDLVGEHIGSTAIRTQEAFQRATGGVLFIDEAYALSPEDSGRDFGREAIDTLVKLMEDQRDSVVVIVAGYTSEMERFLSVNPGVASRFSRTITFSDYLPEELLRIVEQQADEHEYRLGEGASEALLKHFTALPKGPAFGNGRTARQTFESMVERHAGRVAQLAEPSTDDLTLLYEDDLPALP; this comes from the coding sequence ATGGCACAGGGCACGGTCCAGGTGACGCACACCGGCACGTCGCGGTGGCGGCGCCGCACTGGGGAGTACGGATCGCTCGCTGCGGCTCTGGAGGCCGCGGGTGACGGCGACGTGCTGACCGTGGCGTCGGGCACGTACAGAGAGAACCTCGTCGTGGAGCGCGCGGTGACGCTGCGCGGTCCGGAGGGCTCGCCCGGGTCCGTGCGGATCGCCCCGGTCGACGGGGTGCCGCTCACGGTGCGCGCGTCCGCGACCGTCATCGATCTGCATGTCGAGGGGCAGGACTCGGCGGCCCCGGCACTCCTGGTGGAGGAAGGCGCTCCGGAGCTCTGCGATCTGCGGATCGTCACGCGCTCGGCGGCCGGCATAGAGGTGCGGGGCGGCGCGCGGCCCACCGTGCGGCGCTGCACCGTCGACAACCCCGGAGGCATCGGCATCGCCGTGCTCGACGGCGGGGGCGGTGTCTTCGAGGAGTGCGAAGTCGTCTCGGCGGGCCAGGCCGGAGTCGCCGTACGCGGCGGCGCGCACCCCCGCCTGGAGCGCTGCCGGGTGCATCACGCGTCGGGTTCCGGACTGTCCGTCACCGGCGAGCACAGCGGCCTGGAGGCCGTCGGCTGCGAGGTGTACGAGGTCAAGGGCACCGGCGTGCAGATCACCGGTCGCGCCACGGCGCACCTCACGGACTGCGATGTGCACCGCACCACGGCGGACGGTGTCACGCTCGACACGGACGCGGTGCTCACCCTCTCCGACTGCCGTATCCACGAGGTCCCGGAGAACGCGATCGACCTGCGCTCCCGGTCGGTTCTGACGCTGACCCGCTCGACGGTGCGCCGGTTCGGGCGCAACGGTCTGTCCGTGTGGGACCCGGGCACGCGCGTGGACGCCAACCAGTGCGAGATCCACGACAGTACGGGCGACTATCCGGCGGTGTGGGTGAGCGACGGCGCGACCGCCGTGCTCGACGCGTGCCGGGTGCACGACGTGCCCGACGCCCTGTTCGTGCTGGACCGCGGCTCCCGCGTGGACGTCGTCGACAGCGATCTCTCCCAAGTCCGCAACACGGCCGTGTCGGTGAGCGACGGCGCCACGGCCCAGCTGGACGACTGCCGGATCAGGGAGGCCGCGACGGGTGCCTGGTTCCGTGATCACGGGAGTGGCGGCACCCTCGCCAACTGCACTGTGGACGCCGTCCAGACGGGCGTGATCGTCACCAAGGGCGCCGACCCGACGATCGAGCGCTGCACGGTCGCCTCCCCCGCCGAGGCCGGCTTCTATGTGTCGGCCGGGGGCCGGGGCAGCTTCCACGGCTGCCGCGTCACCGGGAGCGAGGGCTACGGCTTCCACATCATCGACGGCTGCCGCACGACGCTCAAGAAGTGCCGTACGGAACGGTGTTCGCGCGGCGGTTACGAATTCGCCGAGGACGGTCCCGTCGTCGAGGACTGCACCAGCGACGAGAGCGGCGGGGTGCGATCCGCGGGTCAGGCCGCTCCGGCGCCCGGCGTCCAGAAGGCCACGCAGACCGTGGGCCTGCTCAGCGCGCTGCCCGACCAGCGTGCCGCGGCACCCGAGACGGAGGCGCCGGCCACGACGCGTACGTCGACCGACGTCCTCGGTGAACTCGACACCCTGGTGGGCCTGGAGAGCGTCAAGCGCGAGGTGCGCGCCCTGACGGACATGATCGAGGTGGGCCGGCGCCGGCAGCAGGCGGGCCTCAAGGCGGCTTCCGTCAGGCGGCACTTGGTGTTCACGGGCTCCCCCGGCACCGGCAAGACCACCGTGGCGCGCCTGTACGGGGAGATCCTCGCCTCGCTCGGTGTCCTGGAGAAGGGCCATCTCGTCGAGGTGTCCCGGGTCGACCTGGTCGGCGAGCACATCGGTTCGACGGCCATCCGCACGCAAGAGGCCTTTCAACGGGCCACCGGCGGCGTGCTGTTCATCGACGAGGCGTACGCCCTGTCCCCCGAGGACTCCGGCCGCGACTTCGGGCGTGAGGCGATCGACACGCTGGTGAAGCTGATGGAGGACCAGCGCGACTCCGTCGTGGTGATCGTCGCGGGCTACACCTCCGAGATGGAGCGCTTCCTCTCCGTCAACCCCGGTGTGGCGTCCCGTTTCTCACGGACCATCACGTTCTCCGACTACCTGCCCGAAGAGCTGCTGCGGATCGTGGAGCAGCAGGCCGACGAGCACGAGTACCGGCTCGGCGAGGGCGCGTCCGAAGCCCTTCTGAAGCACTTCACGGCGCTCCCGAAGGGGCCCGCCTTCGGCAACGGCCGCACGGCGCGGCAGACCTTCGAGTCGATGGTCGAGCGCCACGCGGGCCGGGTCGCCCAGCTCGCCGAGCCGAGCACGGACGACCTGACCCTGCTCTACGAGGACGACCTGCCCGCGCTGCCCTGA
- a CDS encoding Rv1733c family protein: MRAIAGLWRWRHNPLRRATDLAEAWVALVALLLIVVVAPLIGVATGTLAHGALMQSVQEQRKDRREVPATVVRKLPQPPLDPDPETSTARDAHSRVVADWKGPDGVKHTGRVLSSLKAPQPGDRFTLWVDATGQVSGRPLDNATATTHAALAGFGTAAAVAGLVEGARRLVVWRMVRRRYDRWDRAWDKAGPDWGRTGTGS; encoded by the coding sequence GTGCGGGCAATCGCCGGACTCTGGCGCTGGCGGCACAATCCGCTGCGCCGCGCGACCGACCTCGCCGAGGCGTGGGTCGCGCTGGTGGCGCTACTGCTGATCGTCGTTGTCGCACCGCTCATCGGCGTCGCGACGGGGACCCTGGCGCATGGCGCCCTGATGCAGTCCGTGCAGGAGCAGCGCAAGGACCGCCGGGAAGTTCCGGCGACGGTCGTACGGAAGCTGCCCCAGCCGCCGCTGGACCCCGACCCCGAGACGTCCACGGCGAGAGACGCTCACAGCAGGGTCGTCGCCGACTGGAAGGGACCCGACGGCGTCAAGCACACGGGCCGCGTCCTGTCGAGCCTCAAGGCCCCGCAGCCGGGCGACCGGTTCACGCTGTGGGTCGATGCCACGGGTCAGGTCTCCGGCCGCCCGCTGGACAACGCGACGGCGACAACACACGCCGCGCTGGCCGGATTCGGGACCGCGGCGGCCGTGGCGGGGCTCGTCGAGGGCGCCCGGCGCCTGGTCGTGTGGCGCATGGTGCGCCGCCGGTACGACCGTTGGGACCGCGCCTGGGACAAGGCGGGCCCGGACTGGGGCAGGACAGGGACCGGCAGCTGA
- a CDS encoding MOSC domain-containing protein has protein sequence MPNASLHSIHIHPLKSVRGRAPREAAVEPWGLAGDRRWVLIDASGKVVTQRQQPRLALTSAETPDGVGLRMSAPGRAPLTVPVPRPAATTTVNIFGDKVEAVPADDAAHSWWSAHLEADVRLVHLDDPATRRPIDPEYAKPGETVSFADGYPLLLTTLSSLDALNSLIAQGDHADEGPLPMNRFRPNVVVDGTAPWAEDDWSRISIGDVTFRITKKSGRCVVTTTNQSTSERGKEPLRTLARHRRFGDQLCFGTNLVPETTGTVRIGDAITILG, from the coding sequence ATGCCGAATGCCTCGCTTCACTCGATTCACATACACCCACTGAAGTCGGTTCGGGGGCGCGCGCCGCGCGAGGCGGCCGTGGAACCGTGGGGTCTTGCAGGAGACCGCCGGTGGGTGCTCATCGATGCCTCGGGCAAGGTCGTCACCCAGCGCCAGCAGCCGCGTCTCGCGCTCACTTCGGCCGAGACCCCGGACGGCGTCGGTCTGCGCATGTCGGCGCCCGGCCGCGCCCCCCTGACCGTGCCGGTGCCCCGGCCCGCCGCGACGACCACGGTGAACATCTTCGGGGACAAGGTCGAGGCCGTTCCGGCCGACGACGCGGCGCACTCCTGGTGGAGCGCGCACCTCGAGGCCGATGTGCGGCTCGTCCACCTCGACGACCCGGCGACGCGGCGTCCCATCGACCCCGAGTACGCGAAGCCCGGCGAGACGGTCAGCTTCGCCGACGGATATCCGCTGTTGCTCACCACCCTGTCCTCCTTGGACGCCCTCAACTCCCTCATCGCGCAGGGTGATCACGCGGACGAGGGCCCGCTGCCCATGAACCGCTTCCGGCCGAACGTCGTGGTGGACGGCACCGCGCCCTGGGCGGAGGACGACTGGTCACGCATCTCGATCGGCGACGTCACGTTCCGTATCACCAAGAAGAGCGGCCGCTGCGTGGTGACCACCACGAACCAGTCAACTTCGGAGCGTGGCAAGGAGCCGCTGCGGACGCTCGCACGCCACCGCCGCTTCGGTGACCAGCTGTGTTTCGGGACGAACCTGGTCCCGGAGACGACCGGGACGGTCCGGATCGGTGACGCGATCACGATCCTGGGCTGA
- a CDS encoding DUF6643 family protein translates to MTSPRSTYGGGYYSAPSFPDTPIYDSLVAERGTPQIAPIRVPAMYDTGSHLPALPSALPALPAAPSAPMPQYGYATPQQVPLQHAPTPYIPQQASGPRGYAGMQQPQQQQQQRPAPGTGYEAMRPAAPRPAAPYEDPYNRQQYRGY, encoded by the coding sequence ATGACCTCCCCCCGCTCCACCTATGGCGGCGGTTACTACTCCGCGCCGTCCTTCCCGGACACTCCGATCTACGACTCCCTCGTCGCAGAGCGGGGCACACCCCAGATCGCCCCGATCCGGGTTCCTGCCATGTACGACACCGGCAGTCATCTGCCCGCGCTCCCGTCCGCGCTTCCCGCGCTGCCGGCCGCGCCCTCCGCTCCCATGCCCCAGTACGGTTACGCGACCCCGCAGCAGGTGCCGCTCCAGCACGCGCCTACGCCGTACATCCCGCAGCAGGCTTCCGGGCCCCGCGGCTACGCGGGCATGCAGCAGCCGCAACAACAGCAGCAGCAGCGCCCGGCGCCCGGCACCGGTTACGAGGCCATGCGCCCCGCGGCGCCCCGCCCTGCCGCGCCCTACGAGGATCCGTACAACCGTCAGCAGTACCGCGGTTATTGA
- a CDS encoding TerD family protein yields MPMSKGSNVVVAAPAVRIELGWRSGAGVPDADASALLLVSGKVRSDADFVFYNQPAHASGAVRHEGKRSADGQVTDTISVDLARVEPAIENVVLAASSDGGSFGQVPGLYIRVLDAANGAEIARYDSADASVETAFVLGELYRRQGAWKFRAVGQGYGSGLAGLATDYGITVDEPQTPAPTPAPAPTPAVTPAPAPPVAAPVTAPPPPTAPPQQPVRLTKVTLTKAAPSVSLAKQGGTSGSMRVNLNWEVRKQFKGWGSKLGRAVAQHADLDLDLCALYELTDGRKGVVQALGNAFGALNRPPYIHLDGDDRTGAVSSGENLTINLDHMKDLRRVLIFVTIYEGARSFADLHATVTLQPQFGAAVDFSLDECTVPSTVCALALITNTGSDLTVRREARYLVPERGVSPQRTVDYAYGWGMNWTPGRK; encoded by the coding sequence ATGCCAATGTCTAAAGGTTCGAATGTCGTCGTGGCGGCGCCGGCCGTGCGGATCGAATTGGGGTGGCGTTCAGGTGCGGGGGTGCCCGACGCGGACGCCTCCGCGCTGTTGCTCGTCTCCGGAAAGGTCCGTTCGGACGCGGACTTCGTCTTCTACAACCAGCCGGCGCACGCCTCGGGGGCGGTACGTCACGAGGGCAAGCGGAGCGCGGACGGCCAGGTGACCGACACGATCTCGGTCGACCTCGCGCGCGTGGAGCCGGCGATCGAGAACGTGGTGCTCGCCGCGTCGTCGGACGGCGGCTCGTTCGGGCAGGTCCCCGGGCTGTACATCAGAGTCCTCGATGCGGCGAACGGCGCCGAGATCGCGCGCTACGACAGCGCCGACGCGAGCGTGGAGACCGCCTTCGTCCTCGGCGAGCTCTACCGGCGCCAGGGCGCCTGGAAGTTCCGCGCCGTCGGCCAGGGATACGGCAGCGGTCTGGCGGGCCTGGCCACCGACTACGGGATCACGGTCGACGAACCCCAGACACCCGCGCCGACACCCGCACCCGCGCCGACACCCGCGGTCACGCCCGCCCCCGCACCGCCCGTCGCGGCCCCTGTCACCGCGCCGCCGCCTCCGACCGCACCCCCGCAGCAGCCCGTCCGCCTCACCAAGGTGACGCTCACCAAGGCGGCGCCGTCCGTCTCCCTCGCCAAGCAGGGCGGCACGTCGGGCTCGATGCGCGTGAACCTCAACTGGGAGGTGCGCAAGCAGTTCAAGGGGTGGGGCAGCAAGCTGGGCCGCGCCGTCGCGCAGCACGCGGACCTCGACCTGGACCTGTGCGCCCTCTACGAACTCACCGACGGCCGCAAGGGCGTCGTCCAGGCCCTGGGCAACGCGTTCGGCGCCCTGAACCGGCCGCCGTACATCCACCTCGACGGCGACGACCGCACCGGCGCCGTCTCCAGCGGCGAGAACCTGACGATCAACCTCGACCACATGAAGGACCTGCGGCGCGTCCTCATCTTCGTCACGATCTACGAAGGCGCCCGCAGTTTCGCGGACCTGCACGCGACCGTCACGCTCCAGCCCCAGTTCGGCGCGGCCGTCGACTTCTCCCTGGACGAGTGCACCGTGCCGTCGACGGTGTGCGCCCTCGCGCTCATCACGAACACGGGCAGCGACCTCACCGTGCGGCGCGAGGCCCGTTACCTCGTGCCCGAGCGCGGCGTGAGCCCGCAGCGCACTGTCGACTACGCGTACGGGTGGGGCATGAACTGGACGCCGGGCAGAAAGTAG
- a CDS encoding glycosyltransferase produces the protein MDAVVWITAASLAAWVWLLAGQGFFWRTDLRLPPRTEPAEWPSVCVVVPARDEAAVLPDSLPSLLAQDYPGRAEVFLIDDGSTDGTGTLARELAVRHGGLPLTVGSPGEPPAGWTGKLWAVRHGIGLARAREPEYLLLTDADIAHEPNSLRELVAAARTGGFDLVSQMARLRVESVWERLVVPAFVYFFAQLYPFRWIARKGSRMAAAAGGCVLLSARAAERAAIPDSIRHAVIDDVALARAVKGAGGHIWLGLADRVDSVRPYPRLGDLWRMVSRSAYAQLRHNPLLLAGTVAGLALVYLAPPVTLVAGLATGHGLTALLGGLAWLLMTATYVPMLRYYAQPLWLAPLLPGTAFLYLLMTVDSAVQHYRGRGAAWKGRTYSRPHPAPERQ, from the coding sequence ATGGACGCCGTTGTGTGGATCACCGCAGCATCGCTGGCCGCGTGGGTGTGGCTGCTGGCCGGGCAGGGCTTCTTCTGGCGCACGGACCTGCGTCTGCCCCCGCGTACGGAGCCGGCGGAGTGGCCCTCGGTGTGTGTCGTCGTCCCCGCACGCGACGAGGCGGCGGTGCTCCCGGACAGCCTGCCCTCGCTCCTCGCGCAGGACTATCCGGGGCGGGCCGAGGTCTTCCTGATCGACGACGGCAGCACGGACGGCACCGGAACCCTGGCAAGGGAGCTGGCCGTGCGGCACGGCGGGCTGCCCCTCACGGTCGGCTCACCGGGCGAACCGCCGGCGGGCTGGACCGGCAAGCTGTGGGCGGTGCGCCACGGGATCGGCCTGGCACGCGCGCGTGAGCCCGAATATCTGCTCCTGACCGACGCGGACATCGCGCACGAGCCGAACAGCCTGCGGGAACTGGTGGCGGCGGCCCGCACGGGCGGCTTCGACCTCGTCTCGCAGATGGCGCGGCTGCGTGTGGAGAGCGTGTGGGAGCGGCTCGTCGTACCGGCCTTCGTGTACTTCTTCGCCCAGCTGTACCCGTTCCGCTGGATCGCGCGGAAGGGCTCGCGCATGGCGGCTGCGGCCGGCGGCTGCGTGCTCCTGAGCGCCCGGGCCGCCGAACGCGCCGCGATCCCCGACTCGATCCGGCACGCCGTCATCGACGACGTCGCGCTCGCGCGGGCGGTGAAGGGCGCGGGGGGCCACATCTGGCTGGGCCTCGCCGACCGCGTCGACAGCGTCCGCCCGTACCCGCGGCTCGGCGACCTGTGGCGCATGGTGTCGCGCAGCGCCTACGCCCAGCTGCGCCACAACCCGCTGCTCCTCGCCGGGACCGTGGCCGGCCTTGCGCTCGTCTACCTGGCGCCGCCGGTCACGCTCGTCGCCGGACTCGCCACGGGACATGGGCTCACCGCGCTGCTCGGCGGGCTCGCCTGGCTGCTCATGACCGCGACGTACGTTCCGATGCTGCGCTACTACGCGCAGCCGCTGTGGCTGGCGCCGCTGCTGCCGGGCACCGCGTTCCTGTATCTCCTCATGACGGTCGACTCCGCGGTGCAGCACTACAGGGGACGGGGTGCGGCCTGGAAGGGACGTACGTATTCCAGGCCGCACCCCGCGCCGGAGCGGCAGTAG
- a CDS encoding glutamate racemase, whose protein sequence is MKIALMDSGIGLIAAAAAVRRLRPDAGLVLSSDPDGMPWGPRSPQGITERALAVAEAAAEHRPDALIVACNTASVHALPALRARLEPGIPVIGTVPAIKPAAAGAGPVAIWATPATTGSPYQRGLIRDFADGVEVTEVPCPGLADAVQHADESAIDRTIAAAAALTPNDVRAVVLGCTHYELVAERIRAAVQQPGMPPLVLHGSAGAVAAQALRRIGAGPDAETGAQGALTVLLSGRTSALPPAALAYAEGRLLQAAVSHAQ, encoded by the coding sequence GTGAAGATCGCGCTCATGGACTCGGGAATCGGACTCATCGCGGCCGCTGCCGCGGTACGGCGCCTGCGGCCCGACGCCGGGCTCGTCCTCTCCTCCGACCCCGACGGGATGCCCTGGGGGCCGCGTAGCCCGCAGGGCATCACCGAGCGGGCCCTGGCCGTCGCCGAGGCCGCCGCGGAGCACCGCCCCGACGCGCTCATCGTCGCGTGCAACACCGCCTCGGTCCACGCCCTGCCGGCGCTGCGGGCCCGTCTCGAACCCGGGATCCCCGTCATCGGGACGGTCCCCGCGATCAAGCCGGCCGCCGCCGGCGCCGGACCCGTAGCCATCTGGGCCACCCCCGCCACCACCGGGAGCCCCTACCAGCGGGGACTGATCCGGGACTTCGCGGACGGGGTGGAGGTCACCGAGGTGCCCTGCCCGGGGCTCGCCGACGCCGTGCAGCACGCGGACGAGAGCGCCATCGACAGGACGATCGCTGCCGCCGCGGCGCTCACCCCGAACGATGTAAGGGCCGTCGTCCTGGGCTGCACCCATTACGAACTCGTGGCGGAACGCATCCGCGCCGCCGTCCAGCAGCCCGGCATGCCGCCGCTCGTCCTGCACGGCAGCGCAGGGGCCGTCGCCGCGCAGGCGCTGCGCAGGATCGGCGCCGGGCCAGACGCCGAGACCGGTGCGCAGGGCGCCCTCACCGTCCTCCTCAGCGGCCGCACCTCCGCGCTGCCGCCCGCCGCACTCGCGTACGCGGAGGGCAGGCTGCTCCAGGCCGCCGTCAGCCACGCACAGTGA
- a CDS encoding O-antigen ligase family protein, which produces MSSAAGPSTEYERRNVADAAGIVALGACAVWSLITATARAGRPEGVLLAVLAVAAGYACGRISGALLPMAAPCAAAFAGLGLALASPHAVPAPDTGSPLGRTGATAALLALSTGGACCAAWAARRLPVRAALFLLAGGTVAAAAAVGSIAGVTACTGVLLCSLASVMMRHHRGLGLAGLGVMTGLVTGLSLALLKGVLPSGLTASLEGQLTQHRILLWQDALRLAESDPGLGSGPGRFAELSPTVGETLLPDGKPHSAPLQQAAEQGLVGVCLLAAVFCWLLYVLWRSARSTQVVLTAGAALTALAGLATLGNALSFTTVTAGAGLLAGVATARPWGDEPPDSTTAAPVRVRSGRA; this is translated from the coding sequence ATGTCGTCGGCGGCCGGTCCGTCGACGGAGTACGAGCGGCGCAATGTCGCCGACGCGGCAGGCATCGTCGCGCTCGGGGCGTGCGCCGTCTGGTCGCTGATCACCGCGACCGCCCGCGCGGGCAGGCCCGAGGGCGTGCTGCTCGCGGTGCTGGCCGTTGCGGCGGGCTACGCGTGCGGCCGGATCTCCGGCGCGCTGCTGCCCATGGCGGCGCCCTGTGCGGCGGCCTTCGCGGGACTCGGGCTCGCGCTCGCATCCCCGCACGCGGTGCCCGCGCCCGACACGGGTTCTCCGCTCGGCCGCACCGGCGCGACGGCCGCACTCCTCGCGCTCTCCACCGGCGGGGCCTGCTGCGCGGCCTGGGCCGCGCGGCGCCTGCCCGTGCGTGCGGCCCTGTTCCTCCTGGCCGGCGGCACGGTCGCGGCGGCCGCCGCCGTCGGATCGATCGCCGGTGTCACGGCGTGCACGGGCGTGCTGCTGTGCTCCCTCGCCTCCGTCATGATGCGGCACCACAGGGGCCTCGGCCTCGCCGGTCTCGGCGTCATGACGGGGCTGGTGACCGGACTCTCGCTTGCTCTGCTGAAGGGCGTACTGCCCTCGGGACTCACCGCCTCTTTGGAGGGGCAGCTCACGCAGCACCGGATCCTTTTGTGGCAGGACGCGCTGCGCCTGGCCGAGTCCGATCCCGGCCTCGGCAGCGGCCCAGGCCGCTTCGCAGAGCTCAGCCCCACGGTCGGCGAGACGCTCCTGCCCGACGGCAAGCCGCACTCCGCCCCGCTCCAGCAGGCCGCCGAACAGGGACTCGTAGGCGTCTGCCTCCTTGCCGCGGTGTTCTGCTGGCTCCTGTACGTCCTGTGGCGGTCGGCGCGCTCCACGCAGGTGGTCCTGACGGCGGGCGCGGCCCTGACCGCTCTCGCCGGTCTGGCGACGCTCGGCAACGCCCTGAGCTTCACGACCGTCACCGCAGGCGCGGGCCTGCTCGCGGGGGTGGCGACGGCGAGACCCTGGGGCGACGAGCCCCCGGACAGCACCACGGCCGCCCCGGTGCGTGTCCGGAGCGGCCGTGCGTAA